From one Thunnus maccoyii chromosome 6, fThuMac1.1, whole genome shotgun sequence genomic stretch:
- the LOC121899013 gene encoding apolipoprotein A-I-like: MKFVALALALLLAVGSQGASLMQADAPSQLAHVRAAMDVYLTQVKESAKRALDQLDDTEYKELKEQLSQRLEDMHTQIKALQTSVSPVTDGIVKTISDATAGFRAAVEADLETLRTELEPKRAALKEVLDRHIQEYTAHLEPVVSEHYAKHTAEMEALRAKLEPIVEELRAKIAVNLEETKAAMAPIVEAVRTKVSERLEELKTMAKPYVDEYKDQARQMYDQAKSIKTEDLTALREKIAPLAEEVKTKLQQIMEIVLASFQS; this comes from the exons ATGAAATTCGTTGCTCTTGCTCTCGCCCTTCTGCTGGCCGTCG gCTCTCAGGGAGCTTCCCTGATGCAGGCTGATGCTCCATCCCAGCTGGCCCACGTCCGGGCCGCTATGGATGTCTACTTGACCCAGGTCAAGGAGAGCGCCAAGAGAGCTTTGGACCAGCTGGATGACACTGAGTACAAGGAGCTCAA GGAGCAGCTGTCTCAGCGCCTGGAGGACATGCACACTCAGATCAAGGCTCTGCAGACCTCTGTGTCCCCCGTCACTGACGGCATTGTCAAAACCATCTCTGACGCCACCGCTGGATTCCGTGCCGCTGTTGAGGCCGATCTTGAAACCCTGAGGACCGAGCTCGAGCCCAAACGTGCTGCTCTGAAGGAAGTCCTTGACAGGCACATCCAAGAGTACACCGCCCATCTGGAGCCCGTCGTCAGCGAGCACTATGCCAAGCACACCGCTGAGATGGAAGCCCTGAGGGCCAAGCTGGAGCCCATTGTGGAGGAGCTGCGTGCCAAGATTGCCGTCAACCTTGAGGAGACCAAAGCTGCCATGGCACCCATTGTGGAGGCTGTGCGTACCAAGGTCAGTGAGCGTCTGGAGGAGCTGAAGACCATGGCCAAGCCCTACGTGGATGAATACAAGGATCAGGCCAGGCAGATGTATGACCAGGCAAAATCCATCAAAACCGAAGACCTCACCGCCCTGAGGGAGAAGATTGCACCTTTGGCCGAGGAAGTTAAGACGAAGCTCCAGCAGATCATGGAGATCGTCCTTGCTTCTTTCCAAAGCTAA
- the LOC121898927 gene encoding T-box transcription factor TBX1, with amino-acid sequence MDGPQLSRSCELSLPCCADGVSLSSAKAPQVSGVRVQLEMHALWQQFDQLGTEMIVTKAGRRMFPTFQVRISGMDPAAEYVLLMDFIPVDDKRYRYAFHSSSWLVAGRADVAAPSRMHFHPDSPARGAQWMKQTVSFDTLKLTNNLLDDNGHMILNSMHRYQPRFHVVYVDPAPNSHLNAYRNFCSFSFPETRFMAVTAYQNHRITQLKIASNPFAKGFRTTDPQDW; translated from the exons ATGGACG gTCCTCAGCTGTCTCGGAGCTGTGAACTGTCTCTGCCCTGTTGTGCAGACGGAGTGTCATTGTCGAGCGCTAAAGCCCCCCAAGTCAGTGGGGTCAGAGTTCAGCTGGAGATGCATGCACTTTGGCAGCAGTTTGACCAGCTGGGCACAGAGATGATTGTTACCAAAGCTGGACG GAGGATGTTTCCAACATTCCAGGTGCGAATCTCTGGCATGGATCCTGCTGCTGAATATGTTCTGCTCATGGACTTCATCCCTGTTGATGATAAAAGATACAG atatGCGTTCCACAGCTCATCCTGGTTGGTGGCAGGTCGAGCAGATGTTGCAGCTCCAAGCAGGATGCATTTCCACCCAGACTCACCAGCCCGTGGAGCCCAATGGATGAAGCAGACTGTATCCTTCGACACCCTCAAGCTCACCAACAACCTGCTGGATGACAACGGACAT ATGATACTGAACTCTATGCATCGCTACCAGCCGCGCTTCCATGTGGTGTATGTGGATCCGGCACCCAACAGCCATTTGAATGCATACAGGAACTTCTGCTCCTTCTCATTCCCTGAGACACGCTTCATGGCGGTCACCGCCTATCAGAACCACCGG ATCACCCAGCTAAAGATTGCCAGCAACCCCTTTGCTAAAGGCTTCAGGACTACAGACCCTCAGGACTGGTGA